The genomic stretch GCTTTCATTTTGGCTTTTGCCTTGTTGGCGCTACGTTTGAGCGCTTGCAGTCGCGCTTCGTATTTGCTGCGCTGACGTTTAGCGGGAGTCAAGTCGATCATCGCTTTTAAAGCGCTACCGAGACTTTTGTAGGCATTGGGGAGAGAATAGCCGAAACGGGTGGCGAGTGCGATCGCTTTTTCGTCGGCGTCGATCGCTTCCTTGAGGGTGCGTTCGCCGTTATTCTTTTGATAAAGTCGCCAACCTGACACGCCGCAAAGTCCCAGTGCCAACAGCAGCAACAAACCATCTTGTACCCACAATTCTCCCACAGCGCCACCCAAGCCGATCGCCAGCGCTGCCATTTCCCAACCATCTCTGGGAATTGTATCGTTTTGAATGCGGGCGACTTCGTGCCAGAACAGCAAATTGCGCTGATCCATTGCCAGTTGATCCCATTTCACCAGGTCAATTTGGATTTCCACCTGGTCTTTGCCAATTTCTTCACAGCGAATCAGGGGTGGATTCACCTCGGTTGTGCCTTCAACCGTGACCCAACTCTGCATTTCTGGCGGCAGTAATCCTTTTAAACGCCGCAGTTCGCTCATTTCCGATCTAGCAGAGGAAGTTGCATAGGATGTCATATTTCCAGCCCCAGCAAGTTAGCAGCAGACAAAAAACGTCTTTTTTGGAGTATACATTGACAATTGTACGGCTTAACACAGGGGTCTGTGCTGAATCGGGATAAAATGCAGGTGCGAAGCTTCCCCTGTAGGTCGATCGTTCCTCTGGCTAAATTCCAGCTGCCCGTAACTCTCCAAAAATTCTTGTGGGGTAGGCATCCTGCCTGCCTTTTTTATTCTTTTGGAGGAGATCTCTAATGAATCTGCGTGTATGAGAGACCGCAGAGTGTCAATGAATCCGTAAATTAAGAGACTATTTTGCGATCGGGTGGTGA from Aerosakkonema funiforme FACHB-1375 encodes the following:
- a CDS encoding DUF3318 domain-containing protein, encoding MTSYATSSARSEMSELRRLKGLLPPEMQSWVTVEGTTEVNPPLIRCEEIGKDQVEIQIDLVKWDQLAMDQRNLLFWHEVARIQNDTIPRDGWEMAALAIGLGGAVGELWVQDGLLLLLALGLCGVSGWRLYQKNNGERTLKEAIDADEKAIALATRFGYSLPNAYKSLGSALKAMIDLTPAKRQRSKYEARLQALKRSANKAKAKMKASREDYQSEDIYG